The sequence ACCTAGAGTTATAGAATTATTTGAAGCACGCCGACCTAAAGAGCATGCTATTGTGAGTGAAATAGATGGTCATATAGTATTTTCTGAGAAAGATAGAAGAGGAAAACGTAGCATATTGATTAGGCCTGTAGATGAGCAAAATTCCCCAGTTGAATATCTTGTATCAAGGAGTAAGCATGTAATAGTCAATGAAGGTGATTTTGTGCGTAAAGGTGATCTATTAATGGATGGTGACCCTGATCTTCATGATATTTTACGTGTACTTGGATTAGAGGCTTTAGCACACTATATGATTTCTGAAATACAGCAAGTTTATAGATTGCAGGGTGTGCGTATAGATAATAAGCACTTAGAAGTTATATTAAAACAAATGCTACAAAAAGTAGAAATCACTGATCCTGGTGACACTATGTATTTGATTGGTGAAAACATCGATAAGCTGGAAATTGATAAAGAAAATGATGCTATGAATAACTCTGGTAAGCGACCTGCTGGTTATCTCCCTATTTTGCAGGGGATTACTAGAGCAAGCCTTGAGACCAACTCCTTCATTTCTGCTGCCTCTTTCCAAGAAACCACAAAAGTGCTTACAGAAGCAGCATTCTGTGGAAAGGATGATCCTTTAACCGGATTAAAAGAAAATGTTATAGTTGGAAGATTAATTCCTGCTGGTACAGGCTTAATTATGAGTAAGATTAGAGCACTTTCGCTTCGTGATAATATAAATAAATATGAGAAATATTTTGATATTGAAACTTATGACGAGAAATGGTTAAGGGATGACAGTTGTCATTCACATTCTGGTGAAAAAGAGAGCGTAGTAGTGTCGCATTATGATCAGTCAAGTTAATAAGTAAGCGAGAGAAATTAAAAAAGATTTCTCTCGTGACTTTCTGATAAGATCTCTAGATCTGCTGCAAATCAAGATAGGAAATTAGAGTAGAGCTAACACAGTGCCGATTAATAATATCGTCATCCAGATGCTTGTTAGCGGGATCTATGCTGAGTTACCGCGAATAAATACGCAACTGTACGAACATCCCGTAAAGCGATAAGACAGGCATTAAATATCAACTAAGGGTGTTAGTCCTGTATCCTTCTCCTGTCATCCCAGTGCGTGACACACAAGTGTACGAACGTTTGTTATGGAAAGTGAAAAAGGTAATAATCGTAGACTTTTTCTGGGTTTCCACCACAATATTCAATGACAGGTTTTAGGATTTCAAGCCTGAGTTCATTCATAAAAGCTCTCCTTGCAAACTTATAACTCTTGATTTCGCTGCGTTTTCTGTATTCTGTTAATAAAACCGAAGCAATAAGAATCATGTATAGTGTGACCAAAATTGTGTTTTTGCTATGTCCAAGAAAATGCTTCGTGTTGAGCTCCTGCTTGATAAATTTGAAGAAAACTTCTATTGACCAGCGCCTTTTGTAAAGAGCGCAGACTTCTTCAGCAGACATTTCATAAATATTAGTCAAAAATGTGAGAACTTCGCCATTCTGTCGATTTTGCGCTTTAATTAGCCTGATTTCAAACGACAAAAATCTTGAACCTTTTTGCCCCAGCCTGACTACTACATCTTCCATTAGCTCAAGCGTTCCAGTCTGCATGCCTGCAACTTTTCCGTGGATACGCACAATTTGATAACGAATATTATCGTTGCCACGTGTGATAAAATGTATGCCTTTATCTATAAACTCCTCGAAAGTTGCACGTTTTTGCAGTCCTCGATCAAATATGCAAATCGACTCTTGACCGTGATTTAAAATCATTTCCCGGAACGATGTGCTGTCAGAGGAGCCCTTGGCTTGAGTATACAAGTTCAGCAACTTTGCAAACCTGCCGTCAGTGGCAACGGTGCACTTTACCATATTCTTTGCACCACCACGCCATGGTATTGCAGATTGCAGTAATTTGCTCGATAACTGCAGGGTTGTGGAATCTATAATTAATAGCTTTTCTTGGTCTTTTTGGTTACAAAAACTTTGTAAAACGAACGAAAAAATTCTTTCGAAGTACTTAATTGGTATCGTTTTTAAGCGGCTTGCCACCGATGAATGGCGCGTATTCAGGCAAAACATCCGACGATAATTTTCCTCGATAGTCCGCAAGCTCAGCTCGTTTTTCTCCAATATGCTGTACAGCAGTAAATTAAATATATTTTCTCCCGTAAGTTTGCCCACTTTGTAATCAACGCCAACCGCTTTGCCTATTTCATCTAACACTGCTTTCGGCAATTTTGATATTATTTCTTTGTAATAAAACACACTTCACACCCTAATTTTTTTCCTATCTTATCGCTAAATTAGACGTTCGTACAGTTGTGTGCGTGACACTGGGATCCAGTAAATTTATTCACTATATATGAAAAACTATTATATTTATATAACTGCAAGTGAGCGTAATGGATGTTGGTATAGCATCAAATTTAATTAAGCGAGTTTGGAAAATTGATTTGATTGAAGAAGAAAACCAAGATTGGAAAGGCTTATATGATGAAATCATTCAGTAAGAAGACTGGATTCCAGTGTCACGCACTGGAATGACATCAACGGTTTACGCATTAAACTAGAAGTTCGTACAGTTGTGGAATAAATCGCGGTATGACGTCGGGAAATCTTACTTATTTTAGCTATACGAGGTTGGATATGCAGCAGGTCTCATAAACGACTCAACCGTTTCTAACATTATTCATCAAGTTTTCTATTTTTTTTTTACTTTGCTGAAAAATCCTTCAGATTCCTGCTTGGTATTTGCATTCTCCTCTTCTTCAAGTGCTTTTAATAGCTCAATTTGCTTTTTAGTTAAATTTTTTGGATTTAAAGTTTCAACCATTACCTGTACGTATAAATCGCCACGAACATGTGAGTTCATATACGGCATGCCCTTCTCCCTACAGCGTAGCTTTGTACTAGTTTGAGTGCCCTCTGGAACTTTTATTTTTATTTTAGCTCCATCAATTGACTGTACTTCAATTTCACCACCAAGTGCGGCTAGTGTCATTCTTACAGGCACTTTACAATGCAAATGTGCTTTATCTCGCATAAATATTTTGTGTGGAGTTATTTTAATGTATACGTATAAATCTCCGCTTTTTCCACCTCTTGCGCCAGCTTCTCCTTTACCACTTACTCTTACTTTAGCACCATTTTCTATACCTTTTGGCACTAAAACTGATATATTCACTTCATCTCTTTTGCGTCCACTGCCGCCACATTTATTACATTTATTTTGTATTATTTCTCCTTCTCCATAACATGTGCTACATGTTCTTTCTATTGTAAAAAAGCCCTGCTGAGTTCTGACCCTACCACTTCCTTGGCATGCGTGACACTGAACTGGTTTGATTGCTCCTTCGCTACCCGTGCCTCTGCACGTATTACATTGTACATTTGTTACGTAATGTATAGGTGCTTGCATCCCTTTAAATGCATCCTCTAAGCTAATTTCAAGGTCATAGCGTAGGTCTGCTCCAGATACTCCATGACTCGCTGTACTTCTCGTTGTTCTTGATCTAGCTGCACCACCACCAAATCCTCCACCAAAGAAATCATTGAATATGTCGCTAAAATCACCTGTAGAGCTGAAACCTTGATTAAAATCAAACCCACCAGCAGAACCGTGTGAAGCGCCATCATGTCCATAATGATCATAACCTGCTCTCTTATCAGAGTCAGATAAAACTTCGTACGCAGCTGTTACTTCTTTAAATTTTTCCTCTGCTTCTTTATTACCAGGATTTCTATCGGGATGATACTTTAATGCTAGTTTTTTATACGCCTTTTTTATCTCATCAATGTTGGCACTTCTATCTACTCCCAACAATTCATAATGGTCTTTTTTGCTCATGTATAATATTAAGTGTTTAGCTTTTAAAGATAGGTATTCTATGCATTAATTTCAAGTGTGATTTCCGTTTCTTGTATATGTTAAAAATATGGTGCACCCTGAGCGACTTGAACGCCCGACCTTTTGATCCGTAGTCAAATGCTCTAATCCAACTGAGCTAAGGGTGCCTTTAGAAAATCAACTCTAGCAGATTTTATAGCTTGATTCAATTAGTTTGGTTAAATTCATATTTCTACTTGTTTTGCAGTGGATCAGTTGCTCTACAAGAAAGTTTATAAAAATTTAATATAATGTTATTATAAAGATATCATTCTTAAGTTTGACGTAAAAGCAAATTTTGGCGCTAAGCGAATCTTTCTTAACTTAACTATGAATTGGGTAAACTGGAAAATAAATTTTATTTACTTTTACAATATCTTAAGATCTAATGTGATTTTACCAGTTAAAAGTATTAAAAGGGCTCCAATCTAAATTAGTATGTTCTTTTCTCTTTTTCTTAAAATACTACCTATTTATATCACAATATTTATTGGTTATTTAGCAGGCAAGTTTCTTAAAATTGATAGAAATACCATATCTCAAATACTCTTTTATATAGCTAATCCAATAGTAATTTTATATGGAGTATCTCACACAGAAGTAAATTTAAAAGTGATTTCTCTGCCAATTTTGATATGGTTTATAGGCAGTACCATGTCTTTATCTGTATATTATCTTTCTTCCTTTTTATTTAAGGATAATACAAGAAACATATTAGCATTTAGCTCTGGAAGCACAAGTATGGGCTATTTTGGCCTACCAATTGCTATGGCTTTATTCGACGAGGGTTCAGTATCTGTCTATGTTGTTTGTTATATAGGAATGGCATTGTTTGAAAATAGCTTAGGGTTTTATATAGCTGCAAACGGTATTTATACTGCAAAACAATGCATGTTTAAGTTGTTCAAACTTCCTTCATCATACGCAATGGTTGTGGGGTTTTTTTTAAGTATATACGATATACAAATACCTACTTTTTTGACGGATGTGATGCTAAATATTAGAAGTACATTCGTTACACTCGGAATGGTTTTACTTGGAGTGAGTATTGCACAAATTACAAATTTTAAAATAGATTGGAAGCTTGCTTTGATGACTATCACAGCAAAGTATGTATTTTGGCCATTATTTGTTCTAGGAATTGTCCTTTTAGATAAGCATGTTATAGGGGTATATGATGAGAGCATATATAAAGCACTTATGCTGCTAGCTATTATTCCAGTTTCTGGGTCCAGTATAATACTTGCTAACATATTAAATTATCAACCAGATAAAGCTACTCTATTACTTTTAATTAGTGTTGCAGTAGGGCTGTTTTATGTTCCACTAATAATATCATTATTTTTCACTAAACTTGTCCCTTTTTAATCAACAATTTAAGCAGTGTGATGTCAACCAATAGGCGTCATGCTACTTGAATAACACAAATAATTAATACATTATTTTTAAAAGAGTCCTTTTATTTTACTTATAATTTTTTCTATCATATCTATCACTGGTTCATGTATAAGATATATGAAAAAGATTATGGCACAGATGATAAGGATACTTGTAATTCTACCTTTGTTCATCTTTATTTTAAGTTTTATTTTTGTTACAAGGTCCATTCCATTTACGTTTTTATATCATGTCAGGAATTATACCTTAAATACTATAATTTTTAGTAAAATTCTGATTTTAGAAATATCTTGTTAATCAAATATTAATCTTTTCATGTATACAATAGTTAATGTAATCTTAAAGCAGGCTGATGAATATAAGCACAATAGAAAATACACTGCAAAATTATATAACAAAATACATTGAACAAAAATTCGCTGCACATACCTCAGGTAATAGATACGATAAGTTTTACAGAGAGCTGCTGAGTGGTATAGAAGAGGTAGTAAAACTCACTGTAAGTGAAGCAAAACATTATGATAGTAGCTTAGAGAATATATACAACGATCTCAAATCTCATAAAAGGTTAATTCATACTATTGCTAAACAG is a genomic window of Wolbachia endosymbiont of Folsomia candida containing:
- a CDS encoding IS4 family transposase, which produces MFYYKEIISKLPKAVLDEIGKAVGVDYKVGKLTGENIFNLLLYSILEKNELSLRTIEENYRRMFCLNTRHSSVASRLKTIPIKYFERIFSFVLQSFCNQKDQEKLLIIDSTTLQLSSKLLQSAIPWRGGAKNMVKCTVATDGRFAKLLNLYTQAKGSSDSTSFREMILNHGQESICIFDRGLQKRATFEEFIDKGIHFITRGNDNIRYQIVRIHGKVAGMQTGTLELMEDVVVRLGQKGSRFLSFEIRLIKAQNRQNGEVLTFLTNIYEMSAEEVCALYKRRWSIEVFFKFIKQELNTKHFLGHSKNTILVTLYMILIASVLLTEYRKRSEIKSYKFARRAFMNELRLEILKPVIEYCGGNPEKVYDYYLFHFP
- the dnaJ gene encoding molecular chaperone DnaJ, whose amino-acid sequence is MSKKDHYELLGVDRSANIDEIKKAYKKLALKYHPDRNPGNKEAEEKFKEVTAAYEVLSDSDKRAGYDHYGHDGASHGSAGGFDFNQGFSSTGDFSDIFNDFFGGGFGGGAARSRTTRSTASHGVSGADLRYDLEISLEDAFKGMQAPIHYVTNVQCNTCRGTGSEGAIKPVQCHACQGSGRVRTQQGFFTIERTCSTCYGEGEIIQNKCNKCGGSGRKRDEVNISVLVPKGIENGAKVRVSGKGEAGARGGKSGDLYVYIKITPHKIFMRDKAHLHCKVPVRMTLAALGGEIEVQSIDGAKIKIKVPEGTQTSTKLRCREKGMPYMNSHVRGDLYVQVMVETLNPKNLTKKQIELLKALEEEENANTKQESEGFFSKVKKK
- a CDS encoding AEC family transporter codes for the protein MFFSLFLKILPIYITIFIGYLAGKFLKIDRNTISQILFYIANPIVILYGVSHTEVNLKVISLPILIWFIGSTMSLSVYYLSSFLFKDNTRNILAFSSGSTSMGYFGLPIAMALFDEGSVSVYVVCYIGMALFENSLGFYIAANGIYTAKQCMFKLFKLPSSYAMVVGFFLSIYDIQIPTFLTDVMLNIRSTFVTLGMVLLGVSIAQITNFKIDWKLALMTITAKYVFWPLFVLGIVLLDKHVIGVYDESIYKALMLLAIIPVSGSSIILANILNYQPDKATLLLLISVAVGLFYVPLIISLFFTKLVPF